One window of the Bacillota bacterium genome contains the following:
- the yajC gene encoding preprotein translocase subunit YajC translates to MSGEMISVIYIIGLFALLYFLLIRPQQVRQKKHLEMIKNLQVNDPVITVGGVYGVVVKLKEDTVILKVAENVKLEFLKTAIAQVRRNDNA, encoded by the coding sequence ATGAGCGGGGAAATGATTTCAGTTATCTACATCATTGGGCTTTTTGCCCTACTATACTTCCTCCTGATCAGACCTCAGCAGGTACGGCAGAAGAAGCACCTGGAGATGATCAAGAACCTGCAGGTCAACGATCCGGTGATCACCGTCGGCGGCGTCTACGGCGTCGTCGTGAAGCTGAAGGAAGACACCGTGATTCTGAAAGTCGCCGAGAACGTCAAGCTCGAGTTTCTGAAGACCGCCATCGCCCAGGTGCGCAGGAACGACAATGCTTAA
- a CDS encoding HD domain-containing protein, with protein sequence MITLQEVKANPIVDSFIRNGNRYLGVMGFTEHSYRHVNLVSSIARNILERLGYPEREAELAAIAGYLHDLGNVVSRSQHGISGALIAFRVLEKMGMEPDEMAKVLSAIANHEEEYGQPVNTVAAALILADKSDVHRSRVRNPDISTFDIHDRVNYAAEHSFLWVHEDRRAVTLELTIDIEICPVMEYFEIFLTRMALCRRAANFLNSNFELVINGAKLL encoded by the coding sequence TTGATCACGCTGCAGGAGGTCAAAGCCAACCCGATCGTCGACAGTTTCATACGCAACGGGAACAGGTACCTGGGCGTGATGGGCTTTACCGAACACAGCTACCGCCACGTCAACCTGGTATCGAGTATCGCCCGGAATATCCTGGAGCGATTGGGCTATCCGGAGCGGGAGGCCGAACTGGCGGCGATCGCCGGCTATCTGCATGACCTTGGCAACGTGGTGAGCCGGAGCCAGCACGGTATCTCCGGGGCCCTCATCGCCTTCCGGGTGCTCGAGAAGATGGGGATGGAACCGGACGAGATGGCAAAGGTGCTCTCGGCGATCGCCAACCACGAGGAAGAGTATGGACAGCCCGTGAATACGGTGGCCGCCGCCCTGATCCTGGCCGACAAGTCGGACGTGCACCGCTCCCGGGTCCGGAATCCGGACATCTCCACCTTCGACATCCACGACCGGGTCAACTACGCGGCGGAGCATTCGTTTCTGTGGGTGCACGAGGACCGGCGGGCGGTTACTCTGGAATTGACCATCGACATTGAGATCTGCCCGGTAATGGAATACTTCGAGATCTTTTTGACCCGGATGGCCCTGTGCCGCCGGGCCGCCAACTTCTTGAACTCGAATTTCGAGCTGGTGATCAACGGTGCCAAACTGTTATAG